Within the Longimicrobiales bacterium genome, the region GCGCACCGCACTGCCGAACCGAAGGCCGAGCAGCAGCCCGACAGCGGCGACCGCCGCGGCGATGGCCGGATGCGGCAGCGCCAGCGTGCGGCCTCCGGCCGCCAGCGGCACGAGCACACCGAGCAGGAACGCGCCCGTCGTCGCGATGCGCCGCTGGACTTCGGCGACCCATGGCTGCCGGAGCTTTTCGGCCACCCCCATCCCGTGGGCCCAGCCGAGCCGGAACGAGTAGATGCGCGCCGCCACGTGCCCTGCATTGTACGCGATGAGGAACGCGCCGCACACCACCCACCACGGCATCCCGACGAGCAGCAGCAGCAGCGCGAGCAGCGCACACACCGGCCGCCAGCCCGCCCAGATCAGCTGGTCGCCGAGGGAGCCGAGGGAGCCCCGGACCGCTGCCTTGAATCGATCGATCAGGCGCGGGTCGGCCCCGTCCGCTTCCAGGCGCGCGACGGCACCCGCCGCGATGCCGACCAGGTACGGGTGGCAGTTGAATACGCCGCTGTGGCGCGCGATGGCGTCCCGCAGCCGGTCCCTGTCGCGGCCGTAGAGCTCGCGCAGCACGGGCAGCATCACGTACGCGAAGCCCGCGCCCATCAGCGTGCGGTAGTTCCAGGTCGCCTGGACCGAGAACGAGCGCAGCAGCATCGCGGCGCGCGTCGAACGTACCGGCTCGCTCATGCGATCAGCGAAAGCAGTGTTCCGCACAGCAGCCCGAACAGGAAAATTCGTTTGCGCTCCTGCCAGCCTCCGAACACACTCAGCGCCGCAGCCAGCAGTGTCGTAGTCGCGACCGCGATGGCACTCCGAACGACCGGTTCGGGCAGCGACCAGAACGGCGCGAACGCGAGCAGCAGCGCGGCCCCTGCCAGTGCGCCCACCAGCGTCACGACCGCACCGCGTGCGAAGTCGAGCGCGAGCGCGAGCACGTGTCGGCGCTCGATCAGGCGGCCCGGCTCCGCGACCGTGGCCGCGTCCACGATCAGTCGCTCGTTGGCCCGGCGCAGCAGTACCACGGAGCCGCCCGCAATGCGCTCCCATGCCAGCGCAAAGACGCCGGCGAGAAAGAGCGCCGGCACGTCCAGCGCGGGCGTCGCAAACAGGTACGCAGCGACGCCGCTCACGTTGGCGGTCCCTGCCTCGGGGTAGCGTGCAGCGCCGATGGGGAGCGTCGCCAGGTGGAACACTTCCAGGAGCGCACCCAGCATGACCCCCTCCGCCGGTCGCCCGAACAGCAGGCCGGTCAGTGCACCCGCGACGATCGGGCGCGAGATCATGATCTGCGGGAAGGCCGTGGAGTCCAGGCCGATGACGCCTGCCAGCAGCGCGATCTGGAGCCAGATCATTCGCCGACGGGGCCGAGCAGGTGCGCGAGATCGACGCGCCGCGCGCCGGGAACGTCGCGCGCGCTGACGTCGACGCCGCTGTCCGCGAGGTGCTGGAGCGCAGCACGCTCGGCGTCGCTCAGGAAGACGTAGGGCAGCACGCGTCGCCGGCCGGCGGAGTGATGCAGGCCGCCGACGTTCACCTCGGTTCCGCGCAGGACGCCTCCCTCAGCCAGTCGGCTCATCGCGTCGACGGTGCGCGTCAGCACCACGGTGCGCAGCCGGTCCGCCTGCCACCCGGGCACGAGCGCACGGCTCTCCTCGATGGTGTGGAACTCGGCACGGATCTCGTCCGGCAGTCCGAGCGCGTAGAGCTCCTGCTCCCACTCCGATGCGGCGATCTCGTCGTCGACGATGACGATCCGGTCAGGGTGCAGCATCGCGCCCCAGCCGACGACGACCTGGCCGTGAATCAACCGCTCGTCAATGCGCAGCAGAACGATCGGCATCGCGCGATACCAGCTCCGGACTGCAGCCGATGGAGGAGCGCCCCTTGTCGAGCAGCAGCTGCAGCAGCGTCTCGACCGGCTGTGTACGCTGCATCACGAACGTGAGCAGGATGGCCAGGTTGACCCCGGCCAGGACGTGCAGATCCGTGCGATCCCGAAGCAGGCGATGCGCGACCATGCCGCAGCTCCCGCTCTTCAGGTCCGTGAACAGGATCGCCGGCCCGTCTTCGAGATAGTCGCGGACTCTCTCGGCGAGTGCGTCAGGACCGAGGCCGGAATTGCTGATGGCGCGCAGCCCGCCCTCGGTTCCGGTGATGCGCCGCACCGCGTCGATCAGCCCGTCCGCGAGGCTGCCGTGGGCGATCACGATGCCCTGCACCGCCCTGACCTCATTCATAATCCTGCTCCAGGTACTCGCGCACACTTGCCATTGCCGCGTCCTCGCGCCCGGCAACGCCTCGCTGCATCCGTTCGATCAGCCGCTCGTTGAACTCGCGCGCGGTGTCATGCCCCGAGTAGCGCAGCAGCAGGTTCATCGCGACGACTTCCGTGATCACCGTGATGTTCTTGCCCGCGTTCAGCGGCACCGTCACGGTCGGCAGGGACACGCCCAGGATGTCCGTGGTCATGCCGTCCAGGCCGGTGCGCTCGTACGCCTCCCTGCGGTCCCAGTCAACCAGCTTGACCACGACCTCGATCCGCTTCTGCTGGCGTATCGCGCGGATGCCGAACAGCCGGCGGATATCGATCAGGCCGATGCCGCGGATCTCCATGTGATGATGGTGGAAATCCAGGCCGCGGCCGATCAGTACGTCATTGCCGCGCTTGGTCACCTGAACGATGTCGTCCGCAACCAGGCGGTGCCCCCTCTCGACGAGGTCCAGCACACACTCGCTCTTGCCGATGCCGCTGCGCCCGACGAACAGGAGGCCGACACCGTAAACGTCGGCCATGGAGCCGTGCATCGTCGTCCGCGGTGCGAATGCATCGTCGAGCCAGGGTTGCAGCCGCCGGTAGAACTCCCCCGTCTTGAGCTTGGAGCGAAGAACGGGAACGCGCGCCGCATCGGCAAGCTCGATCAGCATCCCGGGCACCTGCTGATTCTTGGTGACGATCACGGCCGGGATCGCGAGACGCAGCAGCCGCTCGACCGCCTCGCGTCGCAGTTCCTCGTCCACCGAGCGCAGGTAGCGGACCTCCGTTTCACCGAGTACCTGCAGGCGACCGCGCGGAAACCGCTCGCTGAAGCCGGTCAGCGCCAGCCCCGGACTCGACACCGTGGCCGACGCGATGGGGCGGTCCAGGTCGGCTGCCTTGGTGAGCAGCTCGAGCTGGAGGTACTGCGACTTGATGCGCAGCAGGTCCCCGACCGTGACGGCCGGCGCGGTCGCCTCACTCATGTCAGCTCGTCTGCATCGCCTCGGCTGCCGGAGCGGCCCGCCGGTCACGGGTGCGGCCACGACGCCGCCGAAGCTGACGCTCCAGGCGCTCTGCGGCGCGGTCCAGCGCACTGCGGAAGGACTCCGCCTCCCCGTGCGAGTGCAGCTGAACGCCGCCCGGGACCGTCATGCGGATCTCAGCATGCTTGAACGCGTTTTCTGCGCTGAACAGGATCTCTGCCGCGGATGCACGCGGCTCGATGCGGGCGACCCGGTCCACGCGCCTGCGCGCGAGGTCGCGGGTGCTGTCGGTAATCGTGCAGTGTCGGGCAGAGATGCGAACGTCCATGAGCCCTCCTTCGCTGCAGATGTCCGGCGCCGCCCACTGCGGCGCTCACGGTGCCTGCCTGTCGAGAACCGAGGTCAGGTGCCGCTCGGTCTCTTCCGCCGCGCGATCCCAGGTGTGCCGCTCCGCGAAGCGTCGTGCGCCCGTGCCCAGCCGCGCGCGCAGCTCGCCGTCGCGCAACAGCAGCGCGAGGCGCTCGGCCAGTGCGCTGACATCCCCGTGCGGAACGAGAAAGCCCGTTTCGCCGTCGACCACCGAATCGCGCAGACCCGGAGCGTCGCTCGCCACCGTCGGCGTCCCGCACGCGGCCGCTTCCAGGTTGCTGATACCCCAGCCCTCCTTCGGCGACGTCAGCACGTGCACCCACGCGCCCCGGAACAGCTCGAGCTTCCGCTGCTCATCCACGAACCCGAGCATGTCGACCCGCTCCTGCAGGTGCAGCTCGTCGCGCAGCCGCTCCAGCTCCGGCGCCGCATCACCTCGGCCGGCGATCAGCAGGCGCGCTGCCACACCGCGGTCGCGCAGCAGCGCGACCGCGCGGATGATCAGGTCCACGCGCTTGTAGCGCTTCAGCCGCCCGAGGTAGAGCAGTGTCGGCTCGTCGAACCGCGTCCCTGCAGGGTGGGGCGTCAGTGCCTCCACGTCCACCCCATTCGGGATCACCTGGATGTGGTCGCGCCGGAAGCCGCGCCGCACCATGTCCTCGGCCGTGCTTTGGGAGACCGCTTCCACCGGCAGGTGGCGGTAGAACAGGGGCAGCGGTCGCTCGAGCAGCCAGGTCGCGGCAGCAAACGGCAGGGACGCCTCCTGGAACGCGGTGCTACCGAAGAGGTGATGCACAAGCAGCACCACGGGTGCCTGTGCCCAGACGGGCGCAAAGACCGGGACCTTGTTCAGGTCCTCGATCACCAGGTCGTGAGCCTGCCGCGCCAGCGTGCGCCGGTAGTAGCCGCGCACCCCCAGCGGGAATGTATGCCGGCCGCCAACCCGGTGCACGTCCATGCCATCAACCGTTTCGCGCCCGGGGGCGCCAGGCCAGCCGGATACGAGCAGGTGCACCTCGTGTCCCCGGGCGGCCAGGCGGCCGAACACCTCGTGCAGGTGCGTTTCCGCGCCGCCGCCCTGCGGGTTCAGCCGGTCCTGCCAGTTGACGACGAGCAGTCTCAGTGCCGCACTCCTCCGCCCGCACCCGCGCGCCGCTGCTCCCGGCGCAGCGCGTCCAGCACGCCATTGACGAAGCGGACGCTTTCCTCGTTGCCGTACTTCTCGGCCAGCAGCAGCGCCTCGCTGATCGCGACCCGCGCCGGCACGTCCTCCTGCAGCATCAGCTCGGCTGCGCCGATGCGCAGAATGTTGCGGTCGATCACGGAGAGCCGCTCCAGCCGCCAGTTGGTGAGCGCACCGTCCAGCGCGCGGTCGATTTCCGGCAGGTGCTCGTCGAGCAGGCCGATCAGCTCCCGCAGGTATGGCCGCTTGGCTGGTGCAACGCTGCGCGTCTCATAGAACTCGGTGAGCACGTCACGCACGCTCGCGCTGCGCCGCGATTCCCACGCGTACAGCACCTGCAGCGCCCAGGAGCGCGCACCGCGCCGCTCACGCATCCGTGCCCCCGATCCGCGCGTACAGGTCGGCCATCTCGAGCGCCGTCAGTGCTGCCTCCCATCCCTTGTTGCCGGCCTTGCCGCCGGCACGTGCCATCGCCTGCGCCGTGTCGTCCGTCGTCAGCACCCCGAACGCAACCGGAACGCCGTGGTCCAGCGCGTTGCGCAGCAGGCCGTTGGTTGCGCCGCTCGCGACGAAGTCGAAGTGCGGCGTGTCACCGCGGATCACGCAGCCGAGCGCGATCACGGCGTCGAATCCGCCTGCGCGCAGGATGCGGTCCGCTGCAAGCGGCAGCTCCCACGCGCCGGGGACGCTGTACACCACGACATCGTCCGCCGCGACATCGTGCTGCTCGAGGCACGCCTGCGCGCCCGCGAGCAGCCGGTCGGTCACCAGCTCGTTGAACCGGCTCACCACGATCGCAAAGCGACGTCCCTTCCCCTGCATGCTTCCCACGATCCGCGTCACGTCTGCTCCTCGATCGGCGACGGCACCCGCTCCACCGGTGCGGCATCCGGCGGAATGTGGCCCAGCTTGTCGCGCTTGGTGCGCAGGTATCCGAGGTTGTGCTCGCTCGGCTTCGCGTAGATCGGCTCGCGCCCGGTGATGCGCAGGCCGTAGCCCTCGAGGCCCACGATCTTGCGCGGGTTGTTGGTCAGCAGCCGGATCGACCGCAGTCCCAGGTCGAGCAGGATCTGCGCCCCGATACCATAGTCGCGCAGATCCGGCTTGAACCCCAGTGACTCGTTCGCCTGCACCGTGTCCTGCCCCTCGTCCTGCAGCGCATAGGCGCGGATCTTGTTCGCGAGCCCGATCCCGCGCCCCTCCTGCCGCAGGTAGACGATCGCGCCCTCGCCCTGCTCGTCGATGCGTCGCATCGCCGCGTGCAGCTGCTCGCCGCAGTCGCAGCGCATGGAGTGGAACACGTCGCCGGTCAGGCACTCCGAGTGCATGCGCACCAGCACGTTCTTCCGCCCCGCGATGTCGCCCTTCACGAGCGCGACGTGCTCCCGCCGGTCGACCTGGTTTTCGTACGCGATGACGCGGAACTCGCCGTACGGCGTGGGCAGCGATGCCTCCGCGATCCGCTTGACCAGCCGCTCGTGCTGCAGGCGGTACGCCACGATCTGCGCCACCGTGATGAACGTCAGCTCGTGCTCCCGGGCAAACGTTTCGAGCGCTTCGCGCCGCGCCATCGTGCCGTCATCGTTCAGGATCTCGCAGATCACGCCGGCCGGCGGCAGTCCTGCGAGGCGGGCCAGGTC harbors:
- the nusB gene encoding transcription antitermination factor NusB, which gives rise to MRERRGARSWALQVLYAWESRRSASVRDVLTEFYETRSVAPAKRPYLRELIGLLDEHLPEIDRALDGALTNWRLERLSVIDRNILRIGAAELMLQEDVPARVAISEALLLAEKYGNEESVRFVNGVLDALRREQRRAGAGGGVRH
- a CDS encoding glycosyltransferase family 4 protein; translation: MRLLVVNWQDRLNPQGGGAETHLHEVFGRLAARGHEVHLLVSGWPGAPGRETVDGMDVHRVGGRHTFPLGVRGYYRRTLARQAHDLVIEDLNKVPVFAPVWAQAPVVLLVHHLFGSTAFQEASLPFAAATWLLERPLPLFYRHLPVEAVSQSTAEDMVRRGFRRDHIQVIPNGVDVEALTPHPAGTRFDEPTLLYLGRLKRYKRVDLIIRAVALLRDRGVAARLLIAGRGDAAPELERLRDELHLQERVDMLGFVDEQRKLELFRGAWVHVLTSPKEGWGISNLEAAACGTPTVASDAPGLRDSVVDGETGFLVPHGDVSALAERLALLLRDGELRARLGTGARRFAERHTWDRAAEETERHLTSVLDRQAP
- a CDS encoding bifunctional 3,4-dihydroxy-2-butanone-4-phosphate synthase/GTP cyclohydrolase II, which gives rise to MKLGRVEDAIRDIREGRLVIVADDEDRENEGDLVAAASMISPETINFMATHGRGLICCAITADRADALGLPPMTDHNQDYMGTAFTVSVDAAPRFGVTTGISAFDRAKTIQLLVDPATRPSDLRRPGHVFPLRAVPGGVLRRVGQTEASVDLARLAGLPPAGVICEILNDDGTMARREALETFAREHELTFITVAQIVAYRLQHERLVKRIAEASLPTPYGEFRVIAYENQVDRREHVALVKGDIAGRKNVLVRMHSECLTGDVFHSMRCDCGEQLHAAMRRIDEQGEGAIVYLRQEGRGIGLANKIRAYALQDEGQDTVQANESLGFKPDLRDYGIGAQILLDLGLRSIRLLTNNPRKIVGLEGYGLRITGREPIYAKPSEHNLGYLRTKRDKLGHIPPDAAPVERVPSPIEEQT
- a CDS encoding PTS sugar transporter subunit IIB gives rise to the protein MPIVLLRIDERLIHGQVVVGWGAMLHPDRIVIVDDEIAASEWEQELYALGLPDEIRAEFHTIEESRALVPGWQADRLRTVVLTRTVDAMSRLAEGGVLRGTEVNVGGLHHSAGRRRVLPYVFLSDAERAALQHLADSGVDVSARDVPGARRVDLAHLLGPVGE
- the ribH gene encoding 6,7-dimethyl-8-ribityllumazine synthase produces the protein MTRIVGSMQGKGRRFAIVVSRFNELVTDRLLAGAQACLEQHDVAADDVVVYSVPGAWELPLAADRILRAGGFDAVIALGCVIRGDTPHFDFVASGATNGLLRNALDHGVPVAFGVLTTDDTAQAMARAGGKAGNKGWEAALTALEMADLYARIGGTDA
- a CDS encoding PTS system mannose/fructose/sorbose family transporter subunit IID, yielding MSEPVRSTRAAMLLRSFSVQATWNYRTLMGAGFAYVMLPVLRELYGRDRDRLRDAIARHSGVFNCHPYLVGIAAGAVARLEADGADPRLIDRFKAAVRGSLGSLGDQLIWAGWRPVCALLALLLLLVGMPWWVVCGAFLIAYNAGHVAARIYSFRLGWAHGMGVAEKLRQPWVAEVQRRIATTGAFLLGVLVPLAAGGRTLALPHPAIAAAVAAVGLLLGLRFGSAVRTPVVLVLVVFVLVGLFVRWWS
- the raiA gene encoding ribosome-associated translation inhibitor RaiA, which translates into the protein MDVRISARHCTITDSTRDLARRRVDRVARIEPRASAAEILFSAENAFKHAEIRMTVPGGVQLHSHGEAESFRSALDRAAERLERQLRRRRGRTRDRRAAPAAEAMQTS
- the hprK gene encoding HPr(Ser) kinase/phosphatase encodes the protein MSEATAPAVTVGDLLRIKSQYLQLELLTKAADLDRPIASATVSSPGLALTGFSERFPRGRLQVLGETEVRYLRSVDEELRREAVERLLRLAIPAVIVTKNQQVPGMLIELADAARVPVLRSKLKTGEFYRRLQPWLDDAFAPRTTMHGSMADVYGVGLLFVGRSGIGKSECVLDLVERGHRLVADDIVQVTKRGNDVLIGRGLDFHHHHMEIRGIGLIDIRRLFGIRAIRQQKRIEVVVKLVDWDRREAYERTGLDGMTTDILGVSLPTVTVPLNAGKNITVITEVVAMNLLLRYSGHDTAREFNERLIERMQRGVAGREDAAMASVREYLEQDYE
- a CDS encoding PTS sugar transporter subunit IIC; translated protein: MIWLQIALLAGVIGLDSTAFPQIMISRPIVAGALTGLLFGRPAEGVMLGALLEVFHLATLPIGAARYPEAGTANVSGVAAYLFATPALDVPALFLAGVFALAWERIAGGSVVLLRRANERLIVDAATVAEPGRLIERRHVLALALDFARGAVVTLVGALAGAALLLAFAPFWSLPEPVVRSAIAVATTTLLAAALSVFGGWQERKRIFLFGLLCGTLLSLIA